In one Gopherus evgoodei ecotype Sinaloan lineage chromosome 1, rGopEvg1_v1.p, whole genome shotgun sequence genomic region, the following are encoded:
- the LOC115635140 gene encoding claw keratin-like has product MTVSSLCYPECGVARPSPVTGTCNEPCVRQCPDSEVLIRPSPVVVTLPGPILSTFPQYSGVGAVGAPLVGAGLGGSLGNGGLYGNGGLYGGSYGLGGYGGYGGLYGLGGYGGYGGLYGLGGYGGYGGLYGLGGYGGYGSRSGYGGLCGYGGLGGYLGGYGYGGLWGSGVSCHRYLRGNFGPC; this is encoded by the exons ATGACTGTCTCCAGCCTGTGCTATCCAGAATGTGGGGTGGCCCGACCAAGTCCAGTTACTGGCACCTGCAACGAGCCGTGCGttaggcagtgccctgactccGAAGTGCTGATCCGACCCTCACCTGTTGTCGTGACCCTCCCTGGACCAATTCTCAGCACTTTCCCTCAGTACAGTGGAGTCGGAGCTGTAGGAGCACCTCTGGTTGGAGCTGGTTTGGGGGGCTCATTGGGTAATGGGGGATTGTATGGCAATGGAGGCCTTTATGGAGGATCATATGGTTTAG GTGGATATGGTGGTTACGGAGGATTGTACGGTTTAGGCGGATATGGTGGTTACGGAGGATTGTACGGTTTAGGCGGATATGGTGGTTACGGAGGATTGTACGGTTTAGGTGGATATGGTGGTTACGGCAGCCGTTCTGGTTATGGGGGATTATGTGGTTATGGGGGACTAGGTGGTTACCTGGGTGGTTATGGTTATGGGGGATTATGGGGTTCCGGGGTATCTTGCCATAGGTACCTCCGTGGAAACTTTGGGCCATGCTAA